Proteins from a genomic interval of Hemicordylus capensis ecotype Gifberg chromosome 14, rHemCap1.1.pri, whole genome shotgun sequence:
- the LOC128337440 gene encoding uncharacterized protein LOC128337440 isoform X1: MLRRIQGFFSRRSSRVAPLDAPAEPTASKPAARPCWWCICGRKNRVAPAPTVLPPSLPPVGESRKPGPSAPPVQDAGASTPCHLVHARLQRVHQAGTLKEGGGGKERRGRITFLMALIQACQEAIRRGEQCLPFSKGLAAHAVLEEMAYIWEDPVPHHFFSLCTEAIASLSGMKPCLGAKTEQKLISESIFWMSHMIGGEPEEDREVNIDTSGWACALLVGGPA; encoded by the exons AT gttgcgcaGGATCCAAGGCTTCTTTTCCAGGAGGAGCAGTCGGGTGGCCCCCCTGGATGCCCCAGCGGAGCCCACAGCCTCCAAGCCAGCTGCCCGCCCCTGTTGGTGGTGCATCTGTGGGAGGAAGAACCGGGTGGCCCCTGCTCCCACCGTGCTGCCTCCCTCGCTACCGCCAGTTGGGGAGAGCAGAAAGCCTGGGCCGTCAGCGCCCCCCGTGCAGGATGCTGGAG CTTCCACCCCCTGCCATCTCGTTCACGCCAGGCTGCAGAGGGTACATCAAGCCGGAACGctaaaagaaggaggaggagggaag GAGCGGAGGGGCAGGATCACTTTCCTGATGGCCCTGATCCAGGCCTGCCAGGAAGCCATAAGGAGGGGGGAGCAGTGCCTTCCGTTTTCGAAagggctggccgcccatgctgtgCTG GAGGAGATGGCCTACATCTGGGAGGACCCCGTGCCCCACCACTTTTTCTCCCTCTGCACAGAggccattgcctccttgag TGGAATgaagccctgcttgggagcaaaaacagaacaaaagctCATCTCAGAGTCAATCTTCTGGATGAGCCACATGATTGGAGGAGAGCCGGAGGAAGACCGAGAAGTAAATATCGACACCTCTGGCTGGGCCTGTGCTCTCTTGGTAGGGGGGCCTGCATAA
- the LOC128337440 gene encoding uncharacterized protein LOC128337440 isoform X2: protein MSHMIGGEPEEDRESPFLPPERSMRRMLQAMLAEKPTLTHLIRIAEAIDAEMFSEDEEEAAMAENVGFLLLNMAIGPPFYFEAEQIKPLLPLGIRRVGRTTSRAMGDGSHSSDEDLFEP from the exons ATGAGCCACATGATTGGAGGAGAGCCGGAGGAAGACCGAGAA aGCCCGTTTCTGCCCCCGGAGAGGTCCATGAGGAGGATGCTGCAAGCAATGCTCGCTGAAAAGCCCACCCTGACCCACCTCATCAGGATTGCTGAG GCCATTGATGCTGAGATGTTCagcgaggatgaggaggaggcagccatggCGGAGAACGTTGGCTTCTTACTGCTCAACATGGCCATTGGGCCCCCTTTCTACTTTGAG GCAGAGCAGATCAAGCCACTCCTGCCACTGGGCATTCGCAGGGTGGGCCGAACAACATCCAGGGCCATGGGCGATGGGAGCCATTCCTCCGATGAAG ACCTCTTCGAGCCCTGA